A segment of the bacterium genome:
CTATCCTGAATGGTTGCGTTATGATTAGATTTGAATGATTGAACCTGGCATTTCCATTTCCTCCCTCTCCGAGTACTGAAAAAGAGTAATCTATACGGGTGTTGGTAAAGGTATATTCATTCGCTGCACTGCTATAACTAATCCCATTAACAACACCGTTAGGATGTCCTAAAACAGTGTCGTTGTAAGTTGTATCATCGTTTGCATAAGCGTATACCTTATCTACTGGATAACCAACAGGATGAATAAAATACACAGCAGGTGTAACTGTCCCAGAAGGCAAACCCTGTCTGAATATCTCTGTGTCTGGCTTTGTAAAATTGTCAAAATATGAAGGAACTTCTATACTTGGAATTTTTGTCAGTGTATACTGGCTTGTTGCTGCAAAATTGAGGTTTATTGTGTTATAAGTGAATATATTCCCTGTTATCTGTGGTTTGTTTCCTGTCCCAGTAGCACACTCTACTTCTCTCGCATATATGGTGTGTTTATTAAATGCTTCAGGGATACCCCAGGTTGCCACACCGGTAATTAATCCATATCCATCCCAGTCGGAAAGAAATCTGCCTGTATTGTTATTATGACTTGCGTTCCCATCACCACTATTACCACGCAACTTCACACTTACAGTTGCATCTCTTCCTTTATAATATCCTGTAGCGGTGATTATATCCTCATTTGTTTGGTTGCTGTCTGTAAAGGTCACAACACACCTTCCCTGAGGTATAAAAGAGGGGTTATAGTTAAGTGGTTCCATATTTGTCCATGTATCACTTCCTGTATAATCCGACCCCTGAAAGTATTTATAATCTGGGTTATATGCACAGGAAGGCAGTTGTGTACAGGGATAGTTATGGTAAGAATACCCTTTATAGTTCATCCAGTATAGGGTATCCTGTATTCCTGCTAATGCTATCTGGAGTGCTGTGTTTTTGTCCTTATAGAAGTGAGCCCTTCTTATGGCTGTGGTGGAGGAAATTACAACCGCTACAATCAGTGCGGCAAAGATAACCAGCATTGCCAGCACCATTATCATCGCAACGCCTTCTCTCTTCTTTTTGTCTTTCATCCTCCCTCCTTATTATTATACCATAAGCAATAAGGATAAGCAATGTTAACTTCTGCTTTCCATTGCCACTTCAGAGAAAAGGGGATTTTCTATAAAATAACCATTTCCTCAAGCCGGATACCTCCTTCTCCGGGAATATATATTCCTGGTTCCACAGTAAAGACACAGCCATCTTTAATTACATCTTTACTACCCGGTGCAAGAACAGGTAATTCATGTACATCTATTCCTACACCATGCCCAAGTCCATGTACAAAATATCTATCAATGTTTCTTTTTTTCAAAAGGGCTAATGCATAATTATATATCTCTTCTCCTGTTTTACCAGTATTTATAAACTCTTTAACACACTCAAGGATATCTTTTAGTATCTTAAAATAGTCCATAAACTTGTTATATTGTGTCCCACCGGGGAAAAATGTTCTTGTTAAATCACTTTTATATCCGTTATAGTCAACTCCAGCATCCACTATCAGAGGTTTACCTTTTTCTATCTTTTTGTTTCTGTTCTTATGGTGAGGGTATGCAGAGTGGGTTCCTGAGGCAACTATGGGTTCAAATGCTTCCCTCCTGCCACCATATCTTCTGATGAGATAATGGATGTGTCCTGATAACATTGTTTCCGTAAGCCCTTCTTCTACACAATTTTTTATTTCATTAAACACCATTTTATTTATCGTTAATGCTTTTTTTATAAATGTTATCTCTTCCTCATCTTTTGTCATCCTTATC
Coding sequences within it:
- a CDS encoding Xaa-Pro peptidase family protein; the protein is MNYKKRIERVRELLDKKNIPVILIKSPSNIFYLTGLLDIEGTLIVDPQNIILFVSGIYYQEVVDIAHFKMEIVLHKKEEFGKFLKRYKKIGVVETEISLAYYNLVSHSNKVIPLKDFIKEIRMTKDEEEITFIKKALTINKMVFNEIKNCVEEGLTETMLSGHIHYLIRRYGGRREAFEPIVASGTHSAYPHHKNRNKKIEKGKPLIVDAGVDYNGYKSDLTRTFFPGGTQYNKFMDYFKILKDILECVKEFINTGKTGEEIYNYALALLKKRNIDRYFVHGLGHGVGIDVHELPVLAPGSKDVIKDGCVFTVEPGIYIPGEGGIRLEEMVIL